Proteins encoded together in one Vigna radiata var. radiata cultivar VC1973A unplaced genomic scaffold, Vradiata_ver6 scaffold_321, whole genome shotgun sequence window:
- the LOC106754633 gene encoding adenylate kinase isoenzyme 6 homolog → MVLENGKRKNPNILVTGTPGTGKTTMCTTLAEATQLCHINIGELVKEKNLHDGWDDELDCYVLNEDLVCDELEDVMEEGGNIVDYHGCDFFPERWFDCVVVLQTDNTILYDRLSRRGYKDSKLSNNIECEIFQVLLEEAKDSYSEEKVIALKSDNIDDISRNVATLTDWVRNWSLPSQS, encoded by the exons ATGGTGCTAGAAAATGGTAAGAGGAAGAATCCAAACATTCTGGTGACTGGAACACCGGGGACTGGAAAGACAACCATGTGCACTACTCTAGCAGAAGCCACGCAACTCTGCCACATCAATATTGGAGAATTAGTCAAAGAAAAGAACTTGCATGATGGCTGGGATGATGAGCTTGATTGTTACGTTCTTAATGAAGACTTG GTCTGTGATGAACTTGAGGATGTAATGGAAGAGGGCGGAAACATTGTGGATTACCATGGCTGTGATTTCTTTCCTGAGCGATGGTTTGATTGTGTAGTTGTACTTCAAACTGATAACACCATTTTGTATGACCGTTTGAGTAGGAG GGGGTACAAAGATTCAAAGCTTTCAAACAACATTGAATGTGAAATCTTCCAAGTTCTGCTTGAGGAGGCTAAAGATAGTTACTCGGAGGAGAAAGTGATTGCATTGAAGAGTGATAATATCGATGACATTAGTAGAAATGTTGCAACTCTGACAGATTGGGTCAGAAATTGGTCTTTACCCTCACAATCTTAA